One region of Juglans regia cultivar Chandler chromosome 4, Walnut 2.0, whole genome shotgun sequence genomic DNA includes:
- the LOC108981637 gene encoding uncharacterized protein LOC108981637 — MERFRSALEKGNLFDLGWRGNKFTWSNEHEDDTFTKERLDRTVANPSWAYLHKDYWVEVLAGRCSDHRPLLLSSSKKGRNIWRGKKVFRYEVGWAKDEECEGVIRREWDRREERGKQTMNLMNLLDNCSKALGMWNNQNKVNRVKVIKEKTEYLKKLQDDEGRHNSAEIKRVQREVGILLEKEDLKCKGPKGTGMPQVT, encoded by the coding sequence ATGGAGAGATTTAGATCGGCGTTGGAGAAAGGGAATCTTTTTGATCTTGGATGGAGAGGGAACAAGTTCACATGGAGTAATGAACATGAGGATGACACTTTTACGAAAGAAAGGTTGGATAGGACAGTGGCCAATCCAAGTTGGGCATATCTGCATAAAGATTACTGGGTGGAGGTCTTAGCAGGAAGATGTTCAGATCATAGGCCTTTGCTATTGTCTTCGAGTAAGAAAGGCAGAAATATCTGGAGAGGCAAGAAAGTATTTAGATATGAAGTTGGTTGGGCCAAAGATGAAGAATGTGAAGGAGTTATTAGAAGAGAGTGGGATAGACGGGAGGAGAGGGGTAAGCAGACTATGAATCTCATGAATCTATTGGATAATTGCAGCAAGGCACTTGGGATGTGGAATAACCAAAACAAAGTGAACAGGGTGAAAGTTATTAAAGAGAAAACTGAATACCTTAAGAAGCTACAAGATGATGAGGGGAGGCACAACTCAGCAGAGATTAAAAGGGTGCAAAGAGAGGTTGGGATTTTGCTGGAGAAGGAGGACCTGAAGTGCAAAGGGCCAAAAGGAACTGGTATGCCTCAGGTGACATGA